One stretch of Actinopolymorpha sp. NPDC004070 DNA includes these proteins:
- a CDS encoding DEAD/DEAH box helicase, producing MPQYSEAEHTRRVRRTTSDFSSASRSSGSSYGSSRSAGSSRSSAGSGSYGPRRRGDAAPAGRSRGRATRPPRSGRPTSAPAQDGLDAYERELDAALDAAAVTEPTDAPASFADTGLPERLVEALSRRGIDRPFAIQARTLPDTLAGRDVLGRAQTGSGKTLAFGLPMLARLSAGVASRRPGTPRGLVLVPTRELAQQVADVLTPLARRVNASLTTIYGGASMRRQVLALRGGVDVVVATPGRLIDLIEQGECSLGEVEVTVLDEADYMADLGFLPAVTKLLDMTPAGGQRMLFSATLDRGVSRLVRTYLTDPAVHAVAPAAAPVESVEHRVFTLRPDDKVAVAAEIAARPGRTLFFVRTKHGADRLVRQLGHAGVDAAAIHGNLKQGARRRALAGFASGSPRVLIATDVAARGIHVDDVDLVVHYDPSADHKDYLHRSGRTARAGASGMVISLVQPDQRRDVAKLHKLAKVTPNAVDVEPGHEAVRDVAASGTPIVVTRPAPAESSGARGGHSRGGRGGSGGRRSRRPGGGRPGGDHANHGGRRGEGRSSRAS from the coding sequence ATGCCCCAGTACTCCGAGGCGGAACACACCCGCCGCGTTCGTCGTACCACCTCTGACTTCAGCAGTGCCTCTCGTTCCTCCGGTTCCTCCTACGGTTCCAGCCGTTCCGCGGGTTCTTCCCGCTCCTCCGCCGGGTCGGGCTCCTACGGTCCGCGCCGGCGTGGTGACGCGGCGCCTGCGGGCCGTTCCCGCGGCCGCGCCACCCGCCCGCCGCGCAGCGGCCGGCCGACGTCCGCGCCCGCGCAGGACGGACTGGACGCGTACGAGCGCGAGCTGGACGCCGCCCTGGACGCGGCCGCAGTCACCGAACCCACCGACGCGCCCGCGAGCTTCGCCGACACCGGCCTGCCCGAGCGGTTGGTCGAGGCGCTGTCCCGGCGCGGGATCGACCGGCCGTTCGCCATCCAGGCCCGCACCCTGCCCGACACCCTCGCCGGACGGGACGTGCTGGGCCGGGCGCAGACCGGCTCCGGCAAGACGCTGGCCTTCGGTCTGCCGATGCTCGCCCGGCTTAGCGCCGGCGTCGCCTCCCGCCGCCCGGGCACGCCTCGCGGCCTGGTGCTGGTGCCGACCCGCGAGCTCGCCCAGCAGGTTGCCGACGTGCTGACCCCGCTGGCCCGGCGGGTCAATGCCTCGCTCACCACCATCTACGGCGGCGCGTCCATGCGGCGCCAGGTGCTGGCGCTGCGCGGCGGCGTCGACGTCGTGGTCGCCACCCCCGGCCGGCTGATCGACCTGATCGAGCAGGGCGAGTGCTCGCTCGGCGAGGTCGAGGTCACGGTGCTGGACGAGGCCGACTACATGGCCGACCTCGGCTTCCTGCCCGCGGTCACCAAGCTGCTGGACATGACCCCCGCCGGCGGGCAGCGGATGCTGTTCTCGGCCACGCTGGACCGCGGCGTGAGCCGGCTGGTCCGCACCTACCTCACCGACCCGGCCGTGCACGCGGTCGCGCCGGCCGCGGCGCCGGTGGAGTCGGTCGAGCACCGGGTCTTCACGCTGCGCCCGGACGACAAGGTGGCGGTGGCCGCGGAGATAGCGGCCCGCCCCGGCCGCACGCTGTTCTTCGTCCGCACCAAGCACGGCGCGGACCGGCTGGTCCGCCAGCTCGGCCACGCGGGTGTCGACGCGGCGGCGATCCACGGCAACCTCAAGCAGGGTGCCCGGCGACGGGCCCTCGCCGGGTTCGCCTCCGGTTCGCCCCGGGTGCTCATCGCCACCGACGTGGCCGCCCGCGGGATCCACGTCGACGACGTGGACCTCGTGGTGCACTACGACCCGTCCGCCGACCACAAGGACTACCTCCACCGGTCCGGCCGCACGGCCCGCGCCGGCGCGTCCGGCATGGTCATCTCGCTGGTCCAGCCCGACCAGCGCCGCGACGTGGCCAAGCTGCACAAGCTGGCGAAGGTCACGCCCAACGCGGTCGACGTCGAGCCCGGGCACGAGGCCGTCCGGGACGTCGCCGCCTCCGGTACGCCGATCGTGGTGACCCGGCCCGCGCCGGCCGAGTCCTCCGGTGCGCGTGGCGGGCACAGCCGCGGTGGCCGGGGTGGTTCCGGCGGACGCCGGTCGCGTCGTCCCGGTGGCGGCCGTCCCGGCGGCGACCACGCCAACCACGGCGGTCGCCGGGGCGAGGGCCGCAGCAGCCGCGCCTCCTGA
- a CDS encoding tyrosine-protein phosphatase, with product MAGTAAHGPQNSSSGDVKVAVDLDGLPSRHLDWPDCRNARDLGGLPTGDGRAIRHRALIRTDSPHRLTEQGVAAVHAYGVSRVIDLRRDVECERAPSPFAGTPLHCHVPVQNPADPDHEWLTLAEIYTAMLDLRPKLFATAVAAIADAPPGGVVVHCAGGKDRTGMVVAMALHLAGVETATIAADYALTEGRLAEENAATLAAISDPRVREIMRGLQPTPPEVMLTTLDHLDSRYGGVASYLERGGFGADRAQVLRDRLVG from the coding sequence ATGGCTGGTACGGCAGCGCACGGTCCACAGAACTCTTCTTCCGGCGACGTGAAGGTCGCGGTCGACCTGGACGGCCTTCCGTCCCGGCACCTCGACTGGCCCGACTGCCGCAATGCGCGTGACCTCGGCGGCCTGCCGACCGGCGACGGCCGGGCGATCCGGCACCGCGCGCTGATCCGCACCGACAGCCCGCACCGCCTCACCGAGCAGGGTGTGGCCGCCGTCCACGCGTACGGCGTGAGCCGCGTCATCGACCTGCGCCGGGACGTCGAGTGCGAGCGAGCGCCCAGTCCGTTCGCCGGTACGCCGCTGCACTGTCACGTGCCCGTCCAGAACCCCGCCGACCCCGACCACGAGTGGCTCACTCTCGCCGAGATCTACACGGCGATGCTCGACCTGCGGCCGAAACTGTTCGCCACGGCCGTGGCCGCGATCGCCGACGCCCCGCCCGGCGGGGTGGTGGTGCACTGCGCCGGGGGTAAGGACCGCACCGGGATGGTCGTCGCGATGGCGCTGCACCTCGCCGGCGTGGAGACGGCCACCATCGCCGCCGACTATGCCCTGACCGAGGGCCGGCTCGCGGAGGAGAACGCCGCCACGCTCGCGGCCATCAGCGATCCGCGGGTGCGGGAGATCATGCGCGGGCTCCAGCCGACGCCGCCGGAGGTGATGCTGACCACGCTGGATCACCTGGACAGCAGGTACGGCGGAGTGGCGAGCTACCTCGAACGCGGCGGGTTCGGAGCCGACCGGGCACAGGTGCTGCGGGACCGGTTGGTCGGCTGA
- a CDS encoding DHA2 family efflux MFS transporter permease subunit, whose amino-acid sequence MSNTAPGGGSPGSGGSGAATDGRRVSLASATGRWVLTAAILGSGMALLDGTVVTIALPAIGRSLGGGLLVQQWVLDGYLLTLSALLLLGGALGDRYGRRRMFTLGLVVFTLASLACGLAPTGPVLVAARLAQGVGGALLVPGSLSLIDASIHSEDRGRAVGTWAGLTGVAAAVGPFVGGWLVVAASWRWVFLINLPIAVVALALTVRHVPESRAPTGAHRLDVLGTVCVVAGLAGLTYTLIEAPAQGWVPATIVAVVLGVAGLVAFPLVERRSPDPLLPLDIFGSRQFSGANLTTLAVYAALGGALFLLALQLQQSLGYSALAAGVANLPLTVLMMLLSPRIGDLAQRIGPRLPMTIGPLVAAAGLALMARIVPGTSYWTVVLPSVVVFGLGLSITVAPLTSTVLASVPEARVGTASGVNNAVARTAGLLAVAILPPVAGVAMGGGPLGPGYGRAMVIAAVVCAAGGLVAWATVRRGTPVDHHPLAGLQQCCGDPATRCAHEARPTR is encoded by the coding sequence ATGAGCAACACCGCCCCCGGTGGCGGCTCCCCCGGCTCCGGCGGTTCCGGAGCCGCCACCGACGGTCGCCGGGTGTCCCTCGCCTCCGCCACCGGGCGGTGGGTATTGACCGCGGCGATCCTCGGTTCCGGCATGGCCCTGCTGGACGGCACGGTGGTCACCATCGCGCTGCCCGCCATCGGGCGCTCCCTCGGCGGCGGGCTGCTGGTCCAGCAGTGGGTGCTGGACGGCTATCTGCTCACTCTCAGTGCGCTGCTCCTGCTCGGCGGTGCGCTCGGCGACCGGTACGGCCGGCGGCGGATGTTCACGCTCGGTCTGGTCGTGTTCACGCTCGCCTCGCTGGCCTGCGGGCTGGCGCCCACCGGGCCGGTACTCGTGGCCGCCCGGCTCGCCCAGGGAGTCGGCGGCGCCCTGCTCGTGCCCGGCAGCCTCTCCCTGATCGACGCCTCGATCCACTCCGAGGACCGGGGCCGGGCAGTAGGAACCTGGGCCGGCCTCACCGGCGTGGCCGCGGCGGTCGGCCCGTTCGTAGGCGGCTGGCTGGTGGTGGCCGCGTCCTGGCGGTGGGTCTTCCTGATCAACCTCCCGATCGCCGTGGTCGCGCTGGCGCTGACCGTACGGCACGTGCCGGAGAGCCGGGCGCCGACAGGGGCCCATCGGCTCGACGTGCTCGGCACCGTCTGCGTCGTCGCGGGACTCGCGGGCCTGACGTACACACTGATCGAGGCACCCGCCCAAGGCTGGGTGCCCGCGACCATCGTCGCGGTGGTCCTCGGCGTCGCGGGCCTGGTCGCCTTCCCGCTGGTGGAGCGGCGTTCGCCCGATCCGCTGCTCCCGCTGGACATCTTCGGCTCCCGGCAGTTCAGCGGCGCCAACCTCACCACGCTCGCGGTGTACGCCGCCCTGGGCGGTGCGTTGTTCCTGCTGGCGCTGCAACTGCAGCAGTCCCTCGGCTACTCCGCGCTGGCCGCGGGCGTTGCCAACCTGCCGTTGACGGTGCTGATGATGCTGCTCTCCCCCAGGATCGGCGACCTCGCCCAGCGCATCGGCCCCCGGCTGCCGATGACGATCGGGCCGCTGGTCGCCGCGGCGGGCCTCGCGCTGATGGCGAGGATCGTGCCGGGTACGTCGTACTGGACGGTTGTGCTGCCCTCGGTCGTGGTGTTCGGGCTGGGCCTGTCGATCACCGTGGCGCCGCTGACCTCCACCGTGCTCGCGTCGGTGCCGGAGGCGCGGGTGGGCACGGCGTCGGGCGTCAACAACGCGGTGGCGCGCACCGCGGGCCTGCTGGCGGTGGCGATCCTGCCGCCGGTCGCGGGCGTGGCCATGGGCGGCGGCCCGCTGGGGCCGGGCTACGGCCGGGCGATGGTGATCGCGGCGGTGGTGTGCGCGGCGGGCGGCCTGGTCGCGTGGGCGACCGTACGCCGCGGAACACCGGTCGACCACCACCCGCTGGCCGGGCTGCAGCAGTGCTGCGGCGACCCCGCCACCCGCTGCGCCCACGAGGCGCGGCCCACCCGCTGA
- a CDS encoding COX15/CtaA family protein produces the protein MQVPRPTLGRIRGLAVASLVANLAIVVTGGAVRLTGSGLGCPTWPRCTDTSFTAHPELGWHGAIEFGNRLLTFVLAIVVGLTWLAAMRYLPRRRDLRWLSGILLLGIPAQAVVGGITVLTHLNPWVVGAHFMVSPALVAVAVVLARRTREPGGPMVATVPRPVRGLAYGLFATAVAVLYLGTVVTGSGPHAGDLQARRNGMDPAAASQVHADVVFLLIGLTAGMLAAVWATGAPARARRAALALLLVEVGQGAVGFVQYFTGLPATLVGVHVGGAALTLAVATWVLVGTRGPAATADDVPGAREAADTSAGASTAFTVRGVAPAGGRA, from the coding sequence GTGCAGGTCCCCCGCCCCACTCTCGGCCGGATCCGCGGCCTGGCCGTCGCGTCCCTGGTCGCCAACCTCGCCATCGTGGTCACCGGCGGCGCCGTCCGGCTGACCGGTTCGGGGCTCGGCTGCCCCACCTGGCCGAGGTGCACCGACACCTCGTTCACCGCGCATCCGGAGCTCGGCTGGCACGGCGCGATCGAGTTCGGCAACCGGCTGCTGACGTTCGTCCTGGCCATCGTGGTGGGGCTGACCTGGCTGGCGGCGATGCGCTACCTGCCGCGCCGCCGTGACCTGCGGTGGCTGTCCGGGATCCTGCTGCTGGGCATTCCCGCGCAGGCCGTCGTGGGCGGCATCACCGTGCTCACCCACCTGAACCCGTGGGTGGTGGGCGCGCACTTCATGGTCTCCCCGGCCCTGGTTGCGGTGGCCGTGGTGCTCGCCCGGCGCACCCGCGAACCCGGCGGGCCGATGGTGGCGACCGTTCCCCGGCCCGTCCGTGGTCTGGCGTACGGCCTGTTCGCCACCGCGGTCGCGGTCCTCTACCTCGGCACGGTGGTCACCGGAAGCGGCCCGCATGCCGGTGACCTGCAGGCGCGGCGCAACGGCATGGACCCGGCCGCCGCGAGCCAGGTGCACGCCGACGTGGTGTTCCTGCTGATCGGGCTGACGGCCGGGATGCTGGCCGCGGTGTGGGCCACCGGCGCACCGGCGCGCGCCCGGCGGGCCGCGCTCGCCCTGCTGCTGGTCGAGGTGGGCCAGGGTGCGGTCGGGTTCGTGCAGTACTTCACCGGCCTGCCCGCGACGCTGGTCGGGGTGCACGTCGGCGGCGCGGCGCTCACGCTCGCGGTCGCGACCTGGGTGCTCGTCGGTACGCGTGGACCGGCGGCGACCGCGGACGACGTACCCGGGGCACGGGAAGCGGCGGACACGTCCGCGGGGGCCTCCACCGCGTTCACCGTCCGCGGCGTCGCACCGGCCGGCGGACGGGCCTGA